One genomic window of Arachis stenosperma cultivar V10309 chromosome 10, arast.V10309.gnm1.PFL2, whole genome shotgun sequence includes the following:
- the LOC130954248 gene encoding uncharacterized protein LOC130954248 — MMMNATIQVTVVNPQVYFSNASVGRRLPLTPGALQMNWDPLSMGTSLSPLVKPLSNMRCAPILKSRKPLHVCLAGGQGMMENNQDGSWTSFDKTMEQFKGQSLEDLFRQQIQQGGGGAKPPHGGGGGGGGSSGGSDDGRFGLSDETLQVVLATIGFLFVYICVIDGMELAKLARDGINYMITGKQSLRLKRAAYKWTRLYRMLTEKKEADKRQSENASTSSNTDYYRDAIRKYMESNSDE; from the exons ATGATGATGAATGCAACAATTCAAGTTACCGTGGTGAATCCTCAGGTTTATTTCAGTAATGCTTCTGTGGGTCGCCGGCTTCCTTTGACACCAGGTGCATTGCAAATGAATTGGGATCCTCTTTCCATGGGGACTTCCTTGAGCCCACTAGTAAAACCTCTGTCTAACATGCGATGTGCACCCATATTAAAATCTCGGAAACCACTCCATGTTTGTTTAGCCGGTGGACAAGGCATGATGGAAAATAATCAG GATGGCTCGTGGACATCTTTTGACAAAACTATGGAACAATTTAAGGGACAGTCCCTTGAGGATTTATTCCGACAGCAAATTCAACAGGGGGGAGGTGGGGCCAAGCCACCACATGGAGGTGGTGGCGGTGGTGGCGGCAGCTCAGGTGGATCAGATGATGGACGCTTTGGGTTGTCAGATGAGACTCTCCAAGTCGTTCTAGCAACAATCGGCTTTCTGTTTGTG TATATTTGTGTCATCGATGGCATGGAACTTGCAAAGCTAGCTAGGGACGGCATCAACTATATGATAACTGGAAAGCAAAGTCTTCGATTAAAGCGTGCGGCATACAAATGGACACGTCTTTACAGGATGTTGACAGAAAAGAAGGAAGCTGACAAGCGTCAGTCTGAGAACGCCTCAACTTCAAGCAACACTGATTACTACAGAGATGCCATTAGGAAGTACATGGAATCAAATTCAGATGAATGA
- the LOC130955958 gene encoding uncharacterized protein LOC130955958, producing the protein MESTKEQHGLLQQILPPRLEDAGLEDCALPPESIHQAFLKAASAVKSAAAIFSDDDDETAGDCVNDPWPAAAEGTSDAVIGIEPNEPPGACAIEKGCEEGGDEVKVSGGSGGDEVEEVVDEIVVGEGAKLGEGEEEPCIDELQGLGIEDDERKNKKKNGEEEEKKPTLIEGYV; encoded by the coding sequence ATGGAGTCCACCAAAGAACAACACGGGTTACTGCAGCAGATTCTACCCCCGCGCCTCGAAGACGCAGGCCTTGAAGATTGTGCTCTTCCGCCTGAATCTATCCACCAAGCATTCCTCAAAGCAGCCTCCGCCGTGAAGTCTGCCGCCGCGATTTTCTCCGATGACGATGACGAGACCGCCGGAGATTGCGTCAACGACCCGTGGCCAGCCGCAGCCGAGGGAACCTCCGACGCCGTGATCGGGATCGAGCCGAACGAGCCGCCCGGAGCATGTGCCATCGAGAAAGGATGCGAAGAAGGCGGCGATGAGGTGAAAGTCTCTGGTGGAAGCGGCGGCGACGAGGTGGAGGAGGTTGTGGATGAAATTGTGGTTGGAGAAGGAGCTAAATTGGGAGAAGGTGAAGAAGAACCTTGCATTGATGAATTGCAAGGTTTGGGAATTGAAGATGATGAAaggaagaataagaagaaaaatggtgaagaagaagagaagaaaccTACTTTAATTGAAGGCTATGTATGA